The sequence AACAAATAGCCGACAATTGATATGATTGATATGTTGATATGTTGATTGATATGTTGCCATTCCGAAGTGACTGACATTGTTTTTATCTTATTTTACAGGAGATATGTCTGGAGGACTTATGCTTTAGTATTCCAAGGGGAAAAGATGGAAGATGACAACACAAGACTAAAAGAGTAAGTGTAGAAGTTATCTGATACTCTCAAATGTCAAACTTTTGAATATGATCATAATTGTCTTTTGTCTGCATTTCTTTCTTTAGCTACGGAGTCAGGAACAGAGATGAAGTAACGTTCATGAAGAAGCTCAAGAAAAAGTAACCTGTTGTTGAATAATTGCACCGGTGAGACCTAACATTGGAAGGTGTGGTAAATAGCAAGTACAGCTTTACTATTTACTTTAATCAAATGCTGTACGAGAAAACATGTTGACTGACTTTTGGTAAACCTTTATGTTAAACAGTCCCTTTTTTGGGGCATTAACATGTAATAGCATCATAGTGTTAATACTTTTACAGCAAATGTACATCTATTTGTTTATCTCTATGAGAGCCTATATTCatacaatatattttttatattagatTTCTTGATTACTTGTCGTATTTGAATATGAATAAAccatacattttataaaaacaaacatttttgtACAATTATTCTTTAAAATGATCCCCTTTAGTCTATCACAAAATTTGAGTTAACTTGACTAAAATGATTTAAGGTTTAATGCTGGTTAGTTTATCATATGGCAGCCAGTGGCCTTTCTGTGATGATAAGTCATGAATTAGCATtactctattattattattataaggatGACAAATAACAGTCAGATTTTGCATGATCATTTTAGTTAGGTACATTTAATAAAGATCACATATATTGTTGCTATttaccaattttttttaaaatttgtagaaaatataaaatatatatcatatatacagCAGAGAAAGTGTAAAGCAAACATACCATGAACAAATTAAAGATTCCAGCACACAGTCCTTTTCAAAAGAGTGTATGAATTGGCCAGTCAAACATATGATATAATGGCTTTCATGAACATTTAGAAGTCATGATTTGAGGCATTAACTCGGGAGCTGAACATTCATAATTGGGGCTGATGCATTACAATAATTACTGTTTTATTTAATTCACATCAGCAAAAAGGTAAGGTAAAGTATTTGCACTGGCCATTTTGTTggaattatttttgttatttaattTAGTGAAATTCTGTTTCTAGTTTGAGACAGTAGATGTCTCTATAACACTACTATTCAGTTAAGACAAATCAAAAGCTGATTTAATCAAATCTAACCTAGAGAATCCATTCGGCAAAATAAAGAACATTCAGAAATTGTCACTAATAACTATGCTCCCATTGAGTGATGCCTTTATTCTATGAATAacttaatctaaataaatattaatgttaGTGTCAATTTAAATTTGATAGTGGCAATGGGACATTAATAATTAATGATACCAATAACACTTAGGGGACCTTTGGTGACTTGAAAGacgtaaaatgtattattattaattagttAAGTGTTTATAAGGGATTCTTATTTAGATctaaattttatttattttcagcttATTTTAAAAGCAGTTTTTAAATGTAAGTAAATATGAGGGACATGTTTACATACGTTTGGAAATTAAcattttttgtctttattagtTTCTGTATCGTGTATATTCAGATAGCCGTAGTGCTGCTAGTGCAGACTGCattttgacaaaaacaaaacttcaGCACACATCCGCTGAAAAGTGCATTAACCCCATTTtgtaccattttttttttttttttttacaataccgGAAGGATTATTTAGACATTAGAGGAAACACAGTAAAATATAAAGATGACAATTGTTGGATACCACGTGGTATAGGTCAAAAGTCAAAAATGTAATGCatgtaaaaacattttctaCATAATAGTCATAAAAGTATTTCACTGAACTTTCTACAAAAAAAAGCTCTACAATATCATATGTACTTATGCATGTATGTCgttatgaaaaatgtataaaaagtaaaaatactGTATCTTTCCACGTAGTGTGAAGTCACATTCACAACCCGAATATGAAGTTATCCAGTTTAGGTTGGCTTAATAGTTTCCTGCTATTGTTAGcagaaaaacaataacaaatttGATGGTTGAGCAGGTATAAAAAAGCCTCCCAATAATACAAAAGGCAAAAGAAAAATGTTTGCTCTGAAATGTAGAAGAGAACAACAAGTCAAAATACTTGTAAGTACTAGTAATTTCAAACCCAGCATTTCAGCTGACAATTCTGAAATAATTGTTCAAAGTTTAACAACTGAGTTGTGAAACACAAAACACCCAATTGTATTACCATCCCATGGAATAATACAACTGCTTACTACACCTTAAAGACAACACTGGGTAAAGCTAGCTTGAAGCTAGAAACAAATAGCCAGTTAGAGTTAGCATGAATGCTCAGGAAAACAAAGCGCACACTGGAAAAGTTTTTCTGGAAAAGTACAAACTTTTTTCGTCATAAATAACCAGGACGTGACCAGGAACAACAACAAAGTGGCCTTATTCCCAGTTCAACTGAAATTCCGGGGATTCCAGGAAGTCGGAGGAGAAGACCCCTGATTCAGGGGACATTCCCAGGTGAGTGCCTGCGTCCTCGTGGCCGTGCGACGGTAAGGTGGTGAGGTCCAACCAGTCCATTGTGTCCAGATGGGCGTTGTGCATTTGGCCGGCCAAGGGGAGCGGGTTGTTGTCGTCACTGAAGTCCAGCTCCATGTTACTGACCAGCGGATGCTCCAGCAGCTGTTTGTGCAGCGTGCCTTCCATCATCGTCTCCATGGTTACCAAGGCCATCAAGCTGGACGAGGGGTTGAGGGCGGCGGCGTCCGGGGGCTGCGCCACTTGGATCTGAGCCGGGGGGCGGGACAACACCGTGTTGATGGGCAGGGTGGTGACGTTGGCCGTCACTGGGGTGAGCTTGTCCGGGCACGAGGGATCGTGTCTGATGAAGGGGGTGATTTCTAGAAATAGGTGAACAAAGAGGAGTGACACATGTGTGAGTGTCAAATTGACTGGTAACATATTTAAAAGgtgatattataccaccaggcatgagtgtgattagccgttgcaagccgtttttgaaaatcggcctcttctgatgtcataggtgggcgtggccatctagatgtatgatggatagatgagcaacgtttgctacagtccattgAATAGGCTTGTAGACCTATCCAGtagacatctaggtggacactagATGTCAGAaaggcacattttcaaaacggcttgtaatggctaatcccactcacacctggtggtataatatcacCTTGAATCGACTACACATATTGTCGTTTTTTACCTCCACTTTCAATCAAGACGTCAAACAGGTCATCCATGTGTTGGCTGAGAGTGGTGGGGACCTGCAATGTAACAATTTTGAGTAAATGTTCGATGACGATAAAGAAATGattgaaaagaaaataatatcATTTGCTTTACCTGCATAGCGGTTTGCCTGCAGCGGGTCTGTTTGACAGCGTCCTCATAGCGTGGTGGGTCTTTAAATTTGGACATCAAGGCCATGGTTGGCTGTAGATGATTCTGAAAACATTGAACATTCAATGATGGTTAACGTCTGACACCCCCCCGTTTGATACCTACTCCATGGCCACATTTATGTCAAATTATGTATAGTACGATGTGTGGACATGCATACATTTCTCAATAGAAACTTTATGAAAGTCTGCATCCAAAGCATACAATCGGCTTAATTACTAAATGTGAATGCATTGGTCGGGATGGACGCTGGCAGTACTTGCAGAGCATCGACTCACAGGGGCAGTGTTGAGTAATTGTTGAGCTGTGTCTTCTGCGGCTTGGCTCTGTGTGGCCCTCGGCTGGGAGCCAAGGCCTGGGGAGGTGCTCAGTAGACTCTGCTGTGGAAACATCAGCAAAAACTGTAAGGTGAAAGTGTGCTAACAGGCACGATTAAACACCCTCTTAGAGGTGTGCAAGCATTTAGTGAAGATAAGTGCGAGAAGAGGATATTTCAGTTCATATTGGCCCACCCAAATTTCCGTCTTTACTCTGGGTACATGCCTAAACTGGGCTTTTGTCATTCCAAACCCTCTATATAATATATCCCTGTTGGATATAGACAGTATCAGGCCACATGGGTATTTTACACCTTATTGTGGCAAAATATGTGGCAAAATAAAAATGCACTGTAAGAATGTCTCTGTGCCGTGATTTGCTTTAGCGATTTCGCCCAGTTTATCCCTTTCCATACATGCTGTTTAATCATAGCATAAAAGATGAACCCCCCTTCCGAGAGTTAATTTTAGCTTCATCCAAATCATAAACTTTTTGGAAAAAAAGGGATGCAAAAGCTCAAAGATGTCCTTTCTCACCTGTGTCCTCGGGCTGGGGCTGTGACACTGCTGTTGCAAGGAACCAGAGGCTTCATGTTTCTGTGGCATCAGTTCTTGAGTCTGGCTATCGTCTGGGGCCCCACCGGTCACAGCTGTGTGCAGTCTGTTGTCGGGCAGCTTGACCGTTGCCGCGGATACAGCCTGATGCTGCAGTCGAGTCCCCCCCGGCTGCAGGGTTTGAGTCGGAGGCAACCGTTGATGTTCCAAGAAGAACTGCCTTGGGGGACTCTGCTCTGGGCTCCGCTCCGGAGTGCTCCTGTCCGGAGAACCGCAGAACTCCTGTTTCACCCGAACGGGGCGCGAGGGGCTGTGGCGCCGCCTCGGTGCCACCGCGCTCTCCTCCTGGGGGCCCCCCCGCTTTTCCACCTCCAGCTGCagcttcagctcctccaccagcttctGCTCCCGCTCCAGCTGCCTCATCAGCTCCTCGATCTGACGCTCCTTCTCGTGGAGCCGCTGGTCCTTCTCCAGGCCCCGGCACAACCCCCCAAAGGGGCCCGCCGCCTCCTTCCCCGGGGAGCCGGCGGGAAGAGCCGGGCGGGTCTCTGAGTCCGTTCCGCCGCTTTCCTCCAGGCCCATCCTGGACACCTTGAAGGCCACCGGGGACACTGGGGGAGGGGACCTGGGAGGGTTTTCACACTTTGGTACCCTAGCattggcggcggcggtggtggcggcgccAGGTGAGACCCTATCCAAGGCGACGGCAACCGACGGGCTGCCCTTTGACCTGTCGTGATGCATGCGGAGCCTCTCGACGAGGTCGTTCTTGGTGCCGGAGACGAGGAGACCCCTCAGCTTCAGTTCCGCCTTCAGCTCGGCCACCTTTTGGTGTTAAAGAAGATAGCCATGTCTTAATGGATGTTTATTTCTTTTATTAGCGAATCGTTCCATCAAAAAGGGCCGGTCATAATGTCACCTTCATCTCATCCACATTGTAGGGTAAGTGATCTGACATGCTAGGGGGCGGAGTCCGGGTGGAACGCGCCGAGCCATCGCTATAGTGATAAAGGCAGCATGCGCAGTTGAAAGGTTAGTGACATTCGCCTTCACGACCCCACTCTGATGTAAATAAACAGGAAAACATGTGggagtacacacaaacaccaaaggCAGTCTTGTAACCCTCAATGACGGCAGACTGGAAACATATGCTGCGTGTATCACAGAGAGGCCACAGCTGTGTTGGAAACATCCGCAACACGATTATGTTCAAGTCCAAAAAACCCGTTTTCACCGGGGTTTGGAGAAAGGAATCCGTTGGAAGTACCGTTCACGTTAGAGAAACTGAAATGTCGGAGACCCAAATTGATCAGCCAATtccaataataatagtaatgataataataataataatcatacgcTTGTGCGGCTGCCCAGGCTAAATCCTTGGCCTTGCAAAGAGTTTTCGGAGGGTGGGATGAAGGTACCTCAATGTGGCGGGCTGCGGGCCCGCTTGGCAGACGTAGcttcgctgctgctgctgctgctgctgctgctgctgctggttcaGGATCTGGAGCTGCaggaactgctgctgctgctgcaggagacGCACGTAGGCCGAGTCCAGGGGCGTTTCGTGGCCGGCGTCCTGCTTCTGGTCGGGGGGCACGTACTGGTGGTACTTGAGCTTCTTCACTCGCGGCTTGGGGTCTTTGTGGCCCTTTTTGCCCCGGTTCTTCTCGGCGGCGCTGGGTCTGGGCTGGCTTTGCTGCGGGGAGCACCGGGGGAACACACGCGGAGGGGGACGGACGAACCGTTACAGCGGGCAGGAAAAGTCGGAGTCACCGGTCCAAATCCCCGATGTCTGCAGTGTACTTGCGTGCCTACGTGCGCAGCGTTCCTGAGCAGGATACCTCATGTCTACTTTTTCATTAATGCCATGTATCTCATAATCACTGCAAGTGGCCCTGGATTGAAGTGCGTGCTGAACAGCGTAATAGTAACAAGTGAAGGACCAACTGGAGGATGAGGGAAGGTTCTGAGTGATCTCGAGCCAGTTTTCTGAGGCAACTCGCTGTGAGTCCCGTAAACACAGTATTACCGTTTCAACTAAACAGGGGGGACATTGCCAAAACACCAAGAGAGAAAGTCAGGATGTGGAAATGTGGAGTAGGAAGTGGATGTAATGTGGTCCTTATTGTTTTACAACCTGGAATCTAAGCCGGCACATGAAAATGCCTTGTTCATTCAAATGGGGTTATGCATGGCCATAGCTAAAGCCaaacaagctaaaatcattccACTATCCTATTCCGTGGTGAAAAGACCCCTCAAGCCCCTGAGGGTGACAATTCTTTCACTCCTCGCTTTTTGCTTTTTAAGCAGGATATTTCACACACACTTATGATGTACGTTATTTGACCCCCATTCAAAAGAATATGCGCAGCTGTTTTAGTAGTTAAACTCCTTCTGCTACCTTTCTTTGCACCACTTTGGCTAAGTGCTGATTTTAAACTCTTGAACTAATGGAGTTTTCAGTCTGACAAAACACAGATCATCTGTCCTCCCCTTTTAGACATTCAAACACTCAAGACGGGGACTATAATATCAGCTGGAGGTGAACAGTAATGAGTGATGAGTGATTTTTTGAGGGAATtgaaccaaaacgaaaccgacGTTGTTTCGATTGCAACTGAGACGGGGTTTTACATAATACAAATCATATCCAGCAATAATACTGCCGGCCAGGTTCTCTTTCTAACCatccaaccctaaccccccccccccccccataacatTAATGAATCCCAGGCCCACCTTGACGAGGATGGGCCCTCGAACAGGAGGGGCCGCGGAGGCGAGGGGCGGCAGGACAGCCAGATGCTTgccgggctgctgctgctccggcGTGGTGCACCCGTGGCACCCGGGTGATTCCGGGGAGGGTTTCGGGGTGAGCGGAGAGCCAGTCTGAGAGGACCCACAGACCACAGAGACGGAACACATGACGGATGATTCAGCGGGAGGGGAAACGCACGCTGGCTTGTTAATCATTATCATCTCAAaccggcgcgggggggggggggacgacgacgagggAAGAACAAGGAAACATTTACTGAAACCACTTCAGTCAACCAGCTGTGTTTGTCTGATCTTTTGTTCCCTGTTAAATTAAAAGGAATAAATTGTGAAATAGGAAATAATCTGCgtgacgtgcgtgtgtgtgtgtgtgtgtgtgtggggggggggggggggtggcaggtcTGCTATGCATACCATGAGTGATTGAACATAGCTTAGTAGTACCTGAGACAAAAGGACGATGCATGTATAAAATATGTGCTACAGCACAATGTGCTAGTCAATGTGCGAGTCAGGAGTCAATAATGGCGTATACAACAAAGGCTTTCCTCTGTTCTTCCCCGGTGTTGATGGCTTACCGACAGGGTGTGGTTTTGGCAGGCAGGAGGTGGACTAGACTCTGTCCTTGCGGCTTCTCTCGGCGGGACGGACGTGGTTGTTGTGGCTTGTTGTGGTGCTTGTTTAGGGGTTTGCTCTGCGGACACTGCAGCCGGTCGGGAGTCAGTACTGTTCTCGTCAAACTCGTACACATCCTGTATTTTAGGGTCATTCCCCTGGTCGGCTATGGGAACAATCACAACAACACAGAATACAAAAAGAGTATTCATTTTTAAAACAGTGTGTGACGACTGTacctttgtctgtttgttttggatATCTAGTGTATGACTAGTCATTTCTTAACATCAGGAAGACGTTATTATAGAATTTCAGAAACAATAGGGCGATGAGTTCTTGTTTTACTCGTTGTAGCAGCGAAGAGCTGCGGAAGAAAGAGGAATAAACTgtacatgctttttttttttttttgacaaagtcAAGGTGAACTTTATTGTCAGACCGACATAGAAAAAGTTCAGTAGAAACCGAAATTGTGTTTCTCCTATTTCGGTTGGTTGCAGTATCATAGAAAAATGACCCAGATTAGCATACGTAGTCTGTAGCATGAATTTATAGACCTGATTGAGCTCTATACCGTTCTCAGGCCCAATCAGATGTAGGCCTCATATGTTCAGATGTCATATGTTGACTCACTTTGCCTCCAACTCTCCTAGCATCCGATCTTTTGATGGGTGAAACCACATGAATGTGCTTCCCAAGGGATCAGCTATTCTGCTCCCCCCAGgaactctctcccctccacacctccaccaccaacggGACTCGGTCTGTAACCCATCTGACCCGTTCGTTCCCCCGTTTCCCCTCTTGCTGTGGAGCCCCTTTCCACCCATTGAGCGTTGGTTCTTGGATCCTTCGTCGTCAACGGAGGGCGCCGCACTATGCACACCGGAAGTAAACAGTAGTAGCatgctcttttttttcttcctctctggtgtgtgcgtgtttgcacgAGTACACATACACCTCTAGAACATGTTCGCACGTAAGGTCAAGCAATAGTTTGGGGGGGATCCAGCCCGGGCACCAACTTTTGGGTTCCGAACCAGATAATTTTTGTTTGAAATGCTCCAAATGGTACAAAGTTGAGGTTTGCGTACCGGGAAAGGCACCCACTCCATGTTGGTGGAAAGGGTAATCAGAGTGCCTCGTCACCTTTGGATAATAGGGACATACATTTCTAGGATAACAGTGGTGCGTGATGGCAGTGTCTCTGTACCAGGGGGATCGTCCTTAGCAACGGCGTCGACGACGGGCAGGATGTTCTTCACCACCAGCTCCATGGGACCGGGCCGCTGGGCCAGCTTCTCGTTCAGGTCGTCGGCCAGCCTGGCCCGCTTCAGTCTCAGCTGGGTGGCCTGCAGGGAGGGCACAGCCTGGGTCtctgtgcaaacacacagacgcacaaacacagacaaacacacacacacgcacgcacacaaacacagacgcacaaacaggTACAGgcgtccaaacacacacacacacacacacacacacacacacacacaggtacaggcgtccaaacacacacacacacacagacagacaaacatgcgcacacacacacacacacacacacacacacacacacacacacacacacacacacatcagcttTTCTCATGATCCTCCTAAAATCTCTTGAGGTGGCTCTGATGAATCACACGAAGTCCGGTACGACCACACAAGGCGCAGACGATCGGAAATCAACTTTGTGTTTATCTGTctgaaaatacaaatacaaaaaaaacgggGACGAAGAGTGTGTGTCGCAATAAGTGCGCTCTGATTACCTTGCAGGATGTGCATGCGAACCAGCTCCGATCGCTCCGGCCTGTTGCAGATCTTGTGCTTCAAGAAGTTCCCTGTCTGCGGAGTTAAAGCAGGTACGAGGAGTAAAGGGTTAACGTGTGGTTCTGCCAGCCTGTACTTTATTCAGTCCAACGTTTGCCCCTCTCACCCTGGCTCTCTCCAGGTGCCGGATCTGGTCGTGGAAGGCGGCAGGCATCTTCAGCGCTACCGGGAAGAAGTTCATAAAAGTTACGTTTGCCGTTCCCTATAAGTTATGTCGTAATATTTTCACACTGGCCCAGAGGATCCGTTGTTATTTTAATGGCATTCTATGATTTAGATGTTTTGAACTTCCTGGGTCGCTTCCCGTCTTGCAAATGTTTATTGTGAAATAATAGCAGCCACCACGCCATTTCCTTGGGGTCAGCTTTGGGATTGTGGCCATTTATTATTATGAGGATTTAGCAACGTAACCGTTTATTCAAAAGCCAGTTGTGCGTATGAACAGTAAAGTAGACCGTTAGCAGTAAAGTAAAACTGCAGCACAGGTGTACAGCCATCTAGTTATTTGTGTTTGTACAGTTTATTTACGAGTGTCCATTTTAGTTTACAGTGTAAATGCTTGAGTTTGAGTGAAACTGTTAGACCGGGTTCCCAGACTAGCCAAATTGGCCATTATACGCTCCATTAGCTTTTAGAACTAATTTCCTTggagggggctggggctgggggtggggggggtgctggTCAGTATTGAGGAGTATGGTATGTCAGAGGAACAAAGCAAAACATTCTTGCTCATCACCCAAAACCCTGCTGAATACCTACCataatcggtgtgtgtgtgtacgtgcttgtgtgtgtgtgcgtgcctatgcgtgcgtgcctgtgcgtgtgtgtgtaagtgcttgtgtgtgtgcgtgcctatgcgtgcgtgcctgtgcgtgtgtgtgctgtcctGGGAGGGTCGAGTGGTAAAGCCAAGCCACAGAGAGGGGTTAACTGACCCGAGAGAATGACTCATGTCGTCATCTGGAGCATGACTCAAACAAACAACAGTCTCACCCCCCAGCACGGCCGAAACAAACTGTTCAGTTTCCTCTGCCAGGCTTAGAACAAGCCGATACTGAAAACAG comes from Gadus macrocephalus chromosome 2, ASM3116895v1 and encodes:
- the mrtfbb gene encoding myocardin-related transcription factor B isoform X8: MPAAFHDQIRHLERARTGNFLKHKICNRPERSELVRMHILQETQAVPSLQATQLRLKRARLADDLNEKLAQRPGPMELVVKNILPVVDAVAKDDPPADQGNDPKIQDVYEFDENSTDSRPAAVSAEQTPKQAPQQATTTTSVPPREAARTESSPPPACQNHTLSMIMINKPACVSPPAESSVMCSVSVVCGSSQTGSPLTPKPSPESPGCHGCTTPEQQQPGKHLAVLPPLASAAPPVRGPILVKQSQPRPSAAEKNRGKKGHKDPKPRVKKLKYHQYVPPDQKQDAGHETPLDSAYVRLLQQQQQFLQLQILNQQQQQQQQQQQRSYVCQAGPQPATLSDGSARSTRTPPPSMSDHLPYNVDEMKVAELKAELKLRGLLVSGTKNDLVERLRMHHDRSKGSPSVAVALDRVSPGAATTAAANARVPKCENPPRSPPPVSPVAFKVSRMGLEESGGTDSETRPALPAGSPGKEAAGPFGGLCRGLEKDQRLHEKERQIEELMRQLEREQKLVEELKLQLEVEKRGGPQEESAVAPRRRHSPSRPVRVKQEFCGSPDRSTPERSPEQSPPRQFFLEHQRLPPTQTLQPGGTRLQHQAVSAATVKLPDNRLHTAVTGGAPDDSQTQELMPQKHEASGSLQQQCHSPSPRTQQSLLSTSPGLGSQPRATQSQAAEDTAQQLLNTAPNHLQPTMALMSKFKDPPRYEDAVKQTRCRQTAMQVPTTLSQHMDDLFDVLIESGEITPFIRHDPSCPDKLTPVTANVTTLPINTVLSRPPAQIQVAQPPDAAALNPSSSLMALVTMETMMEGTLHKQLLEHPLVSNMELDFSDDNNPLPLAGQMHNAHLDTMDWLDLTTLPSHGHEDAGTHLGMSPESGVFSSDFLESPEFQLNWE
- the mrtfbb gene encoding myocardin-related transcription factor B isoform X7, giving the protein MGLQVWPPSKPPPSSMACLDVETPTVCRGKYKSVLQLCLQQRRSREQLVEQGIMPPLKMPAAFHDQIRHLERARTGNFLKHKICNRPERSELVRMHILQETQAVPSLQATQLRLKRARLADDLNEKLAQRPGPMELVVKNILPVVDAVAKDDPPADQGNDPKIQDVYEFDENSTDSRPAAVSAEQTPKQAPQQATTTTSVPPREAARTESSPPPACQNHTLSTGSPLTPKPSPESPGCHGCTTPEQQQPGKHLAVLPPLASAAPPVRGPILVKQSQPRPSAAEKNRGKKGHKDPKPRVKKLKYHQYVPPDQKQDAGHETPLDSAYVRLLQQQQQFLQLQILNQQQQQQQQQQQRSYVCQAGPQPATLSDGSARSTRTPPPSMSDHLPYNVDEMKVAELKAELKLRGLLVSGTKNDLVERLRMHHDRSKGSPSVAVALDRVSPGAATTAAANARVPKCENPPRSPPPVSPVAFKVSRMGLEESGGTDSETRPALPAGSPGKEAAGPFGGLCRGLEKDQRLHEKERQIEELMRQLEREQKLVEELKLQLEVEKRGGPQEESAVAPRRRHSPSRPVRVKQEFCGSPDRSTPERSPEQSPPRQFFLEHQRLPPTQTLQPGGTRLQHQAVSAATVKLPDNRLHTAVTGGAPDDSQTQELMPQKHEASGSLQQQCHSPSPRTQQSLLSTSPGLGSQPRATQSQAAEDTAQQLLNTAPNHLQPTMALMSKFKDPPRYEDAVKQTRCRQTAMQVPTTLSQHMDDLFDVLIESGEITPFIRHDPSCPDKLTPVTANVTTLPINTVLSRPPAQIQVAQPPDAAALNPSSSLMALVTMETMMEGTLHKQLLEHPLVSNMELDFSDDNNPLPLAGQMHNAHLDTMDWLDLTTLPSHGHEDAGTHLGMSPESGVFSSDFLESPEFQLNWE
- the mrtfbb gene encoding myocardin-related transcription factor B isoform X5, with amino-acid sequence MACLDVETPTVCRGKYKSVLQLCLQQRRSREQLVEQGIMPPLKMPAAFHDQIRHLERARTGNFLKHKICNRPERSELVRMHILQETQAVPSLQATQLRLKRARLADDLNEKLAQRPGPMELVVKNILPVVDAVAKDDPPADQGNDPKIQDVYEFDENSTDSRPAAVSAEQTPKQAPQQATTTTSVPPREAARTESSPPPACQNHTLSMIMINKPACVSPPAESSVMCSVSVVCGSSQTGSPLTPKPSPESPGCHGCTTPEQQQPGKHLAVLPPLASAAPPVRGPILVKQSQPRPSAAEKNRGKKGHKDPKPRVKKLKYHQYVPPDQKQDAGHETPLDSAYVRLLQQQQQFLQLQILNQQQQQQQQQQQRSYVCQAGPQPATLSDGSARSTRTPPPSMSDHLPYNVDEMKVAELKAELKLRGLLVSGTKNDLVERLRMHHDRSKGSPSVAVALDRVSPGAATTAAANARVPKCENPPRSPPPVSPVAFKVSRMGLEESGGTDSETRPALPAGSPGKEAAGPFGGLCRGLEKDQRLHEKERQIEELMRQLEREQKLVEELKLQLEVEKRGGPQEESAVAPRRRHSPSRPVRVKQEFCGSPDRSTPERSPEQSPPRQFFLEHQRLPPTQTLQPGGTRLQHQAVSAATVKLPDNRLHTAVTGGAPDDSQTQELMPQKHEASGSLQQQCHSPSPRTQQSLLSTSPGLGSQPRATQSQAAEDTAQQLLNTAPNHLQPTMALMSKFKDPPRYEDAVKQTRCRQTAMQVPTTLSQHMDDLFDVLIESGEITPFIRHDPSCPDKLTPVTANVTTLPINTVLSRPPAQIQVAQPPDAAALNPSSSLMALVTMETMMEGTLHKQLLEHPLVSNMELDFSDDNNPLPLAGQMHNAHLDTMDWLDLTTLPSHGHEDAGTHLGMSPESGVFSSDFLESPEFQLNWE
- the mrtfbb gene encoding myocardin-related transcription factor B isoform X6; amino-acid sequence: MACLDVETPTVCRVLQLCLQQRRSREQLVEQGIMPPLKMPAAFHDQIRHLERARTGNFLKHKICNRPERSELVRMHILQETQAVPSLQATQLRLKRARLADDLNEKLAQRPGPMELVVKNILPVVDAVAKDDPPADQGNDPKIQDVYEFDENSTDSRPAAVSAEQTPKQAPQQATTTTSVPPREAARTESSPPPACQNHTLSMIMINKPACVSPPAESSVMCSVSVVCGSSQTGSPLTPKPSPESPGCHGCTTPEQQQPGKHLAVLPPLASAAPPVRGPILVKQSQPRPSAAEKNRGKKGHKDPKPRVKKLKYHQYVPPDQKQDAGHETPLDSAYVRLLQQQQQFLQLQILNQQQQQQQQQQQRSYVCQAGPQPATLSDGSARSTRTPPPSMSDHLPYNVDEMKVAELKAELKLRGLLVSGTKNDLVERLRMHHDRSKGSPSVAVALDRVSPGAATTAAANARVPKCENPPRSPPPVSPVAFKVSRMGLEESGGTDSETRPALPAGSPGKEAAGPFGGLCRGLEKDQRLHEKERQIEELMRQLEREQKLVEELKLQLEVEKRGGPQEESAVAPRRRHSPSRPVRVKQEFCGSPDRSTPERSPEQSPPRQFFLEHQRLPPTQTLQPGGTRLQHQAVSAATVKLPDNRLHTAVTGGAPDDSQTQELMPQKHEASGSLQQQCHSPSPRTQQSLLSTSPGLGSQPRATQSQAAEDTAQQLLNTAPNHLQPTMALMSKFKDPPRYEDAVKQTRCRQTAMQVPTTLSQHMDDLFDVLIESGEITPFIRHDPSCPDKLTPVTANVTTLPINTVLSRPPAQIQVAQPPDAAALNPSSSLMALVTMETMMEGTLHKQLLEHPLVSNMELDFSDDNNPLPLAGQMHNAHLDTMDWLDLTTLPSHGHEDAGTHLGMSPESGVFSSDFLESPEFQLNWE
- the mrtfbb gene encoding myocardin-related transcription factor B isoform X3 yields the protein MGLQVWPPSKPPPSSMACLDVETPTVCRGKYKSVLQLCLQQRRSREQLVEQGIMPPLKMPAAFHDQIRHLERARTGNFLKHKICNRPERSELVRMHILQETQAVPSLQATQLRLKRARLADDLNEKLAQRPGPMELVVKNILPVVDAVAKDDPPADQGNDPKIQDVYEFDENSTDSRPAAVSAEQTPKQAPQQATTTTSVPPREAARTESSPPPACQNHTLSMIMINKPACVSPPAESSVMCSVSVVCGSSQTGSPLTPKPSPESPGCHGCTTPEQQQPGKHLAVLPPLASAAPPVRGPILVKQSQPRPSAAEKNRGKKGHKDPKPRVKKLKYHQYVPPDQKQDAGHETPLDSAYVRLLQQQQQFLQLQILNQQQQQQQQQQQRSYVCQAGPQPATLSDGSARSTRTPPPSMSDHLPYNVDEMKVAELKAELKLRGLLVSGTKNDLVERLRMHHDRSKGSPSVAVALDRVSPGAATTAAANARVPKCENPPRSPPPVSPVAFKVSRMGLEESGGTDSETRPALPAGSPGKEAAGPFGGLCRGLEKDQRLHEKERQIEELMRQLEREQKLVEELKLQLEVEKRGGPQEESAVAPRRRHSPSRPVRVKQEFCGSPDRSTPERSPEQSPPRQFFLEHQRLPPTQTLQPGGTRLQHQAVSAATVKLPDNRLHTAVTGGAPDDSQTQELMPQKHEASGSLQQQCHSPSPRTQSLLSTSPGLGSQPRATQSQAAEDTAQQLLNTAPNHLQPTMALMSKFKDPPRYEDAVKQTRCRQTAMQVPTTLSQHMDDLFDVLIESGEITPFIRHDPSCPDKLTPVTANVTTLPINTVLSRPPAQIQVAQPPDAAALNPSSSLMALVTMETMMEGTLHKQLLEHPLVSNMELDFSDDNNPLPLAGQMHNAHLDTMDWLDLTTLPSHGHEDAGTHLGMSPESGVFSSDFLESPEFQLNWE